The Exiguobacterium aurantiacum DSM 6208 genome includes a window with the following:
- a CDS encoding PTS transporter subunit IIC, producing MMEVKQYAMDRMIKISAGMASAVLVTLGVGLLIETIGKMTGLDMLVTIGQVAKSLLAPALGAGVAYQLGGNTLILFSSMIAATVGGAALQPTESGLVLVPGQPISALIAAAAAVWIGKRVLGKTKFDMMVVPVSAVLGGGIVGVGAAAVTTPLINSISASITASVNTSPIATSLVIALVFSVMLMSPASSAALAIALQLDPVASAAALIGCTAQFVGFTLMAYRQTDPGGLVASFFVTPKVQFPNVVKNPRVVMPPFIAAMISAPIATLWFSLEVPYEIAGLGLNSMIAPLNILAAQGVEAFAIFVGTGVVLPAVITFLLYKVTCLVGWTKFGDLALEVQ from the coding sequence ATGATGGAAGTGAAACAGTACGCAATGGATCGAATGATTAAAATATCAGCAGGGATGGCAAGCGCCGTCCTCGTCACGCTCGGGGTCGGACTGCTGATCGAGACGATCGGTAAAATGACAGGACTCGATATGCTCGTCACAATCGGCCAAGTCGCCAAGTCCTTGCTCGCTCCGGCGCTCGGTGCCGGTGTCGCCTATCAGCTCGGCGGGAATACCCTCATTTTATTCAGTTCGATGATTGCGGCGACCGTCGGCGGGGCCGCGCTCCAACCGACCGAAAGTGGACTCGTCCTCGTCCCTGGTCAACCGATCAGTGCGTTGATCGCAGCGGCTGCTGCCGTCTGGATTGGAAAGCGTGTACTCGGGAAGACGAAGTTTGACATGATGGTCGTCCCGGTTTCCGCCGTCCTTGGCGGCGGCATCGTCGGCGTCGGGGCTGCTGCCGTCACGACACCGCTCATCAACTCGATCAGCGCTAGCATCACGGCTTCCGTCAATACGTCACCAATCGCCACATCACTCGTCATCGCACTCGTCTTCAGTGTTATGCTCATGTCACCGGCTTCATCGGCCGCGCTCGCCATCGCGCTTCAACTCGATCCAGTCGCGAGTGCTGCCGCCTTGATCGGTTGTACGGCCCAGTTCGTCGGTTTCACGCTCATGGCCTATCGCCAAACCGACCCAGGCGGTTTGGTCGCATCGTTCTTCGTCACACCGAAAGTCCAGTTTCCGAACGTCGTCAAAAATCCACGCGTCGTCATGCCGCCGTTCATCGCGGCCATGATCAGCGCCCCGATCGCGACGCTCTGGTTCTCGCTCGAAGTACCGTACGAGATTGCCGGCCTCGGTTTGAACTCAATGATCGCACCACTCAACATCTTGGCGGCGCAAGGCGTCGAAGCGTTCGCCATCTTCGTCGGCACGGGCGTCGTGCTTCCGGCAGTCATTACGTTCCTTCTTTATAAAGTGACTTGCCTCGTCGGATGGACGAAGTTTGGTGACTTGGCACTCGAAGTGCAATGA
- a CDS encoding alpha/beta fold hydrolase gives MLHYKTYTLSDDHPWVIFIHGAGGSLSHWYRQIRPFKKKYNVLLLDLRGHGGSYDAEQSLTQPLNAYTLDVVVEDVVEVMDHLNIEKGHMVGLSLGTIVIQAMFEHHPERIASVVLGGAIVKFNVRSTLLIRLGSLVQSFVPYMWLYQLFAWILLPKKRHKKSRMMFVRDAANLCQREFIRWFKMTENMNPLLRHFSSIQTSVPILYVMGDEDYMFLEAVERTAKHQPTANVHVVHDSGHVVNVDQPDIFNTVSMNFIDEQVGLITASTS, from the coding sequence ATGTTGCATTATAAAACGTATACATTAAGCGACGATCATCCTTGGGTCATCTTTATTCATGGCGCCGGGGGGAGCCTGTCTCACTGGTATCGTCAAATCCGACCGTTTAAAAAGAAATACAACGTCCTGTTGCTCGATTTGCGCGGCCATGGCGGATCGTATGATGCCGAGCAATCGTTGACGCAACCGCTCAACGCGTATACACTCGACGTCGTCGTCGAGGACGTAGTCGAAGTGATGGACCACTTGAACATCGAAAAAGGCCACATGGTCGGTCTATCGCTCGGGACAATCGTCATTCAAGCGATGTTCGAGCATCATCCGGAACGAATCGCCTCGGTCGTGCTCGGGGGCGCGATCGTCAAATTCAACGTTCGATCGACGTTGTTGATTCGTCTCGGCAGCCTCGTCCAAAGCTTCGTCCCGTACATGTGGCTCTATCAACTGTTCGCCTGGATTTTATTGCCGAAAAAACGCCACAAGAAGTCTCGGATGATGTTCGTCCGCGATGCGGCTAACCTTTGCCAGCGTGAATTCATCCGTTGGTTCAAAATGACCGAGAACATGAATCCGTTGTTGCGCCATTTCTCGTCGATTCAAACGTCCGTTCCAATCTTGTACGTGATGGGAGACGAGGACTACATGTTCCTTGAGGCGGTCGAACGCACGGCGAAACATCAGCCGACAGCGAACGTTCACGTCGTCCATGACTCCGGTCACGTCGTTAACGTCGACCAGCCGGACATCTTCAACACCGTATCGATGAACTTTATCGATGAACAAGTCGGATTGATCACGGCTAGCACGTCTTAA
- the rnhC gene encoding ribonuclease HIII, producing the protein MGNQVIKLSVEAQRALIETYSSQAVSPPPHARFCAKTPTCVITVYNSGKVMFQGRTAEQEAAKWGDVIQKAASVPKTTLPEGFSDWSVIGSDEVGKGDFFGPLVVVAAYVSSDNIALVKELGVKDSKLLSDTDIKRIARDLHVTIPYQKATLHNPMYNKMQRTMTQGKMTAIAHNAALSALLKKLDQKPDAILIDQFAEKNVYYRHLSGEAAVVKDDVFFSTKAEGLHVAVAAASILARAFFLKEMDKLSQTVGVTLPKGAGAKVDQVAATLIKRDGVERLNDIAKVHFANTKKAVRLSELKR; encoded by the coding sequence TTGGGCAATCAAGTCATCAAATTATCGGTCGAGGCGCAACGTGCCCTCATCGAAACGTATTCCTCCCAAGCGGTCAGCCCGCCTCCTCACGCTCGTTTCTGTGCAAAGACACCGACGTGCGTGATTACCGTCTACAATTCGGGTAAAGTCATGTTCCAAGGCCGAACCGCTGAACAAGAAGCAGCGAAATGGGGAGACGTCATCCAAAAGGCGGCATCCGTCCCTAAAACGACATTGCCTGAAGGCTTTTCCGACTGGTCCGTCATCGGTAGCGACGAAGTCGGAAAAGGCGACTTCTTCGGTCCACTCGTCGTCGTCGCCGCCTACGTGTCGAGCGACAACATCGCACTCGTCAAAGAACTCGGCGTCAAAGACTCCAAGTTGTTATCGGACACAGACATCAAGCGCATCGCCCGCGACTTGCACGTCACCATCCCGTATCAAAAAGCAACGCTCCATAATCCGATGTACAATAAGATGCAACGGACGATGACACAAGGAAAGATGACGGCAATCGCCCATAATGCTGCCTTGTCAGCGTTATTAAAAAAACTGGATCAGAAGCCAGACGCCATCTTGATCGACCAGTTCGCCGAAAAGAACGTCTATTACAGACATTTAAGCGGTGAAGCCGCTGTCGTCAAGGACGATGTCTTCTTTTCCACCAAGGCGGAAGGACTTCACGTGGCCGTCGCCGCCGCCTCGATTTTGGCGCGCGCGTTCTTTTTGAAGGAGATGGACAAATTGAGTCAAACCGTCGGCGTCACGTTACCAAAAGGAGCCGGCGCCAAAGTCGACCAAGTCGCCGCCACGTTGATTAAGCGTGATGGCGTCGAACGGTTGAATGACATCGCTAAAGTTCACTTCGCCAACACGAAAAAAGCCGTGCGTTTGAGCGAGTTGAAACGATAG
- a CDS encoding NfeD family protein — protein sequence MESIDQLYWWVLIIAGLGTFIYMLFSDAFDLFEGWFNPAVILSFLALGAGIGLILNALAHVSPMIGLAVALVGSFALTTLLYLFVLLPLSNAEESIGMTDESLIGLVGRLTVPVPEGGYGEVLVESVTGSVVKTAQSIDEKAIPSERRVVIIEVERNIAIVMEYDEPTIRKENG from the coding sequence ATGGAATCAATTGATCAATTATATTGGTGGGTATTGATCATCGCCGGGCTCGGCACGTTCATTTATATGCTGTTCTCCGATGCGTTCGATTTATTTGAAGGCTGGTTCAACCCGGCTGTCATCCTTTCGTTCTTGGCACTCGGGGCGGGGATCGGTCTCATTTTAAATGCGCTCGCGCACGTCTCGCCGATGATCGGGCTTGCCGTTGCCCTCGTCGGGTCGTTCGCCTTGACGACGCTTCTTTACTTATTCGTCTTATTGCCGCTCTCGAACGCGGAGGAATCAATCGGCATGACCGATGAGTCGCTCATCGGCCTCGTCGGTCGGTTGACCGTGCCGGTCCCTGAAGGCGGCTACGGGGAAGTGCTCGTCGAATCGGTCACCGGGTCAGTAGTAAAGACGGCGCAAAGTATCGACGAAAAAGCGATTCCGAGCGAACGGCGCGTCGTTATCATTGAAGTAGAACGAAATATTGCGATCGTCATGGAATATGACGAGCCGACAATCCGGAAGGAGAATGGATAG
- a CDS encoding flotillin family protein, producing MDTVILASIIVGVIILSLIFVFVLKYRTVGPDEALIVTGSYLGKKNVHSDASGNRVKIIRGGGTFVLPVFQQAEPLSLLSSKLEVTTPEVYTEQGVPVMADGTAIIKIGGSISEIATAAEQFLGKPKIERENEAKEVLEGHLRSILGSMTVEEIYKNRDKFSQEVQRVASQDLAKMGLVIVSFTIKDVRDKNGYLESLGKPRIAQVKRDADIATAEADKETRIKQAEAMKDAKKAELERASEIAEAEKENQLRIAAYRREQDVAKARADQAYELEEAKAKQEVTEQQMQVQIIERQKQIELEEKEIMRREKQYDSEVKKKADADRYAIEQSAEADKARQIASADAEKYRIEAEAKADAERVRLAGVAEADSERAKGEAEAEIIRLTGLAEAEAKQKIAEAFEQYGQAAILDMVVKMLPDYAKQIAAPLGNIDQITVVDTGSGKDGGAGKVTGYATDLMASLQQTLKASSGIDMKDLLDNFVGKGSVPTGDTSDRTLTEPTVAATEE from the coding sequence ATGGATACAGTCATACTTGCAAGCATTATCGTCGGGGTGATCATTCTTTCCCTGATTTTTGTATTCGTATTAAAGTACCGTACGGTCGGACCGGATGAGGCGTTGATCGTCACCGGTAGTTACTTAGGGAAGAAAAATGTCCATAGCGACGCCTCGGGCAACCGGGTCAAAATCATTCGTGGTGGCGGTACGTTCGTCTTGCCGGTCTTCCAACAGGCAGAACCGCTCAGCCTTCTTTCAAGCAAGCTCGAAGTGACGACACCGGAAGTGTACACGGAGCAAGGTGTTCCGGTCATGGCGGATGGGACAGCCATCATTAAAATCGGTGGGTCGATCAGCGAAATCGCGACGGCGGCCGAACAATTCCTCGGTAAACCGAAAATCGAGCGCGAGAACGAAGCGAAAGAAGTGCTCGAAGGTCACCTCCGTTCTATCCTCGGTTCGATGACTGTCGAAGAGATTTATAAAAACCGTGACAAGTTCTCGCAAGAAGTGCAACGCGTCGCCTCGCAAGATTTGGCCAAGATGGGTCTCGTCATCGTCTCGTTCACAATTAAAGACGTCCGCGATAAGAACGGTTATCTTGAGTCGCTCGGGAAGCCGCGGATTGCCCAAGTGAAGCGCGACGCTGACATCGCGACGGCAGAAGCCGACAAAGAGACACGCATCAAGCAAGCGGAAGCGATGAAAGACGCGAAGAAAGCGGAACTTGAGCGGGCTTCAGAGATCGCTGAAGCCGAGAAAGAGAATCAGCTTCGGATCGCGGCATATCGTCGTGAACAAGACGTCGCCAAAGCCCGGGCCGACCAAGCGTACGAGCTCGAAGAGGCGAAAGCGAAACAAGAAGTCACCGAGCAACAGATGCAAGTCCAAATCATCGAGCGTCAAAAGCAAATCGAGCTCGAAGAGAAAGAGATTATGCGTCGTGAGAAACAATACGACTCAGAAGTGAAGAAGAAAGCCGATGCCGACCGCTATGCGATCGAGCAGTCAGCTGAAGCCGACAAGGCGCGACAAATCGCCTCAGCGGATGCCGAGAAGTACCGGATCGAAGCGGAGGCGAAAGCCGACGCCGAACGCGTCCGACTCGCTGGTGTCGCCGAAGCGGACTCGGAACGAGCGAAAGGGGAGGCGGAAGCTGAAATCATCCGCTTGACCGGTCTCGCTGAAGCCGAAGCGAAACAGAAGATTGCGGAAGCGTTCGAGCAATACGGACAGGCGGCCATTCTCGACATGGTCGTCAAGATGCTTCCTGACTATGCGAAACAGATTGCGGCGCCGCTCGGTAACATCGATCAAATCACGGTCGTCGACACGGGCAGTGGCAAAGACGGTGGGGCCGGAAAAGTGACTGGTTACGCGACCGACTTGATGGCGTCGCTTCAACAGACGCTCAAAGCCTCGTCTGGCATCGACATGAAAGATTTGCTCGACAACTTTGTCGGGAAAGGTAGCGTCCCGACTGGTGATACGTCAGACCGCACGTTGACGGAACCGACTGTCGCGGCAACAGAAGAATAA
- a CDS encoding BMP family lipoprotein: MRKAVMIGMMTACVAWLSGCQSVINQPEATVEERQSMGVVLSDVGLGDQSFSDAAMRGMGQLRETGEWFVDYRELDETETYKAGFEQLVADGHDVIIGLGFACQADLETVATANPDQQFALIDAVSTLPNVISVTFEEVEGSALAGAVAGLETDTDKIGFIGGVDNELIQKFSTGFLLGAKAVNEDVELIVDYANDFASPDIGRMLAEKQIQAGVDVLYAAAGLTGVGVLETAEKNGVKAIGVDSDQSMIAPDAVITSMLKQVDLAIVEIANNVKADVFSEHYVLGLDQGGVGLSALRRIQWTEDERERFESFEKRLMEGAQ, from the coding sequence ATGAGAAAAGCAGTTATGATCGGAATGATGACCGCGTGCGTTGCTTGGTTATCGGGATGTCAATCCGTGATCAATCAACCAGAGGCGACCGTCGAGGAGCGGCAATCGATGGGTGTCGTCTTATCGGACGTCGGTCTCGGGGACCAGTCGTTCAGCGATGCGGCGATGCGCGGGATGGGCCAACTACGGGAGACTGGAGAGTGGTTCGTCGACTATCGGGAGCTTGACGAGACCGAGACGTATAAAGCGGGCTTCGAGCAACTCGTCGCCGACGGGCATGACGTCATCATCGGTCTCGGCTTCGCTTGCCAGGCCGACTTGGAAACAGTGGCGACCGCCAACCCGGACCAGCAGTTCGCTTTGATCGACGCGGTGTCGACATTACCGAACGTCATCTCGGTCACGTTTGAAGAAGTGGAGGGAAGTGCCTTGGCCGGTGCTGTCGCTGGACTAGAGACTGATACGGACAAAATCGGATTCATCGGCGGAGTGGACAATGAACTGATTCAGAAATTTTCTACCGGATTTTTGCTCGGTGCAAAGGCGGTAAATGAAGACGTCGAGCTCATCGTCGATTATGCGAACGATTTCGCCTCTCCGGACATCGGCCGCATGTTGGCGGAAAAACAAATTCAAGCGGGCGTTGACGTGTTGTATGCAGCGGCAGGACTGACGGGTGTCGGCGTGTTAGAGACCGCTGAAAAGAACGGGGTGAAGGCGATCGGTGTCGATAGCGACCAATCGATGATTGCCCCGGACGCCGTCATCACATCGATGTTGAAACAAGTCGACTTGGCGATCGTCGAAATTGCGAACAACGTCAAAGCAGATGTATTCAGTGAACATTACGTGCTCGGTCTCGACCAAGGCGGTGTCGGCTTGTCAGCGCTGCGGCGCATCCAATGGACCGAAGACGAGCGTGAACGGTTTGAATCGTTCGAGAAACGTCTGATGGAGGGGGCACAGTGA
- a CDS encoding methyl-accepting chemotaxis protein: MSLRKRFIFSTVFTVLLIILMMSYVLTTLNRLQTYNEQYGSQMIELSQLETSLLQEQSLWTSLGEQMSPATLNQLERIRLNNTETFDTLRETYLIPAFEEHLERATMKYERISADVETAREGGIAARIQAAKLEGLLNDVNTLLLKNGTFYEALQREAAEETRRLFIVSIVLTGFVILALGIYNFFFARSITLPLERNVEAAEAIASGRLITLPDSTRRDEIGRLERAMQDMTASLQTVIGSIRVTSMRVNDMTETAAAENEAVVSTTSNITNAVDEMANGAQSIATELQETLESVGIMASSFETSLDQTRQTTEETTEMTREVAAGIETLTDQERILHQSSERNGMLVTRMEQFARNTAEIEKMAKLVEDVAAQTNLLALNAAIEAARAGEAGRGFAVVASEVKKLAEESNVATRSIFGVVQSIHEEVERLKETVEESSREQNAQLQAFGLTKQAFTRIHDRTDHVATFVSTIEREMVASSREVTNVLKRVEEVSGVTEELAAGNEEVAASMKEQQASFDQIFALMQELEGQAAALASQVQHFENE, translated from the coding sequence ATGAGTTTACGGAAACGATTTATTTTCTCCACCGTCTTCACGGTGCTGTTGATTATACTGATGATGAGTTACGTCTTGACGACATTGAACCGATTGCAGACTTATAATGAACAGTACGGTTCACAGATGATTGAGTTGTCGCAACTCGAGACGTCGCTGCTCCAAGAACAGTCGCTTTGGACGTCGCTCGGTGAGCAGATGAGCCCGGCGACGCTCAATCAATTGGAGCGTATCCGCCTGAACAACACGGAGACGTTCGACACGTTGCGGGAAACGTATTTGATTCCAGCCTTCGAAGAGCATCTGGAGCGAGCGACGATGAAATATGAACGCATCAGCGCCGACGTCGAGACGGCCCGTGAAGGCGGAATTGCGGCGCGCATCCAAGCCGCCAAGCTCGAAGGTCTGCTGAATGACGTGAACACGCTCTTGCTCAAGAACGGTACGTTTTATGAGGCGTTGCAACGTGAAGCGGCCGAGGAGACGAGACGTCTGTTCATCGTGTCGATCGTCCTGACAGGGTTCGTCATTCTCGCACTCGGGATTTACAACTTTTTCTTTGCCCGGTCGATCACACTTCCGCTCGAGCGGAACGTCGAGGCGGCCGAAGCGATCGCGTCTGGTCGGTTGATCACGTTACCGGACTCGACCCGGCGCGATGAGATTGGGCGATTGGAGCGGGCGATGCAAGACATGACGGCCTCCCTGCAGACGGTCATCGGATCGATCCGCGTCACCTCGATGCGAGTGAATGACATGACCGAGACGGCGGCAGCCGAGAACGAGGCGGTCGTGAGCACGACATCGAACATCACGAACGCGGTCGACGAAATGGCGAACGGCGCCCAATCGATCGCGACCGAACTTCAAGAGACGCTTGAATCGGTCGGTATTATGGCTTCTTCATTCGAAACGAGCCTGGACCAGACGAGGCAGACGACCGAAGAAACGACCGAGATGACACGTGAAGTGGCCGCTGGGATCGAAACGCTCACCGATCAAGAACGCATTTTGCACCAATCGAGTGAGCGAAACGGGATGCTCGTGACCCGGATGGAACAGTTCGCACGGAACACGGCCGAAATTGAGAAGATGGCAAAACTCGTCGAAGATGTGGCGGCACAGACGAATTTGCTCGCTCTGAACGCAGCCATCGAGGCCGCGCGAGCAGGTGAGGCAGGGCGTGGATTCGCTGTCGTTGCGAGCGAAGTGAAGAAGTTAGCCGAAGAGAGCAACGTGGCGACCCGTTCAATCTTTGGTGTCGTCCAGTCGATCCATGAAGAAGTCGAACGATTGAAGGAGACGGTCGAAGAATCAAGCCGCGAACAGAACGCCCAACTTCAAGCGTTCGGATTGACGAAACAAGCGTTCACACGCATTCATGACCGGACCGACCACGTGGCCACATTCGTCTCGACGATCGAACGCGAGATGGTCGCCTCGAGCCGTGAAGTGACGAACGTGTTGAAGCGGGTCGAGGAAGTGAGCGGCGTGACCGAAGAACTGGCAGCCGGGAACGAAGAAGTGGCCGCCTCGATGAAAGAACAACAAGCAAGTTTCGATCAAATCTTTGCCTTGATGCAAGAGTTAGAAGGGCAAGCGGCAGCGCTCGCGAGCCAAGTCCAACATTTTGAGAACGAATGA
- a CDS encoding helix-hairpin-helix domain-containing protein: MEKWKRYVVGLVVGLFIGVGYLFASKQPETTIVEEFTVTEEVEPNVSAEGGVSQVVVYVAGAVETPDVYTMPQGARVGDVLTLAVLTSDADPQQLNLAQLLVDGTKVTVPRKGEVLVAAPDTTSGGTNGVHVNSATKEELMSVPGIGPAKADAILTYLQTHGPFKSYEEIGNVKGFGEKTLESMEGYLLVP; encoded by the coding sequence ATGGAGAAATGGAAGCGGTACGTCGTCGGGCTCGTCGTTGGACTCTTCATCGGTGTCGGGTATTTATTCGCGTCAAAACAGCCAGAGACGACGATCGTTGAAGAATTCACTGTCACAGAAGAAGTGGAACCGAACGTGTCGGCAGAAGGAGGAGTGTCTCAAGTCGTCGTATACGTGGCCGGCGCGGTCGAGACGCCGGACGTGTACACGATGCCTCAAGGCGCAAGAGTCGGAGACGTGTTGACGCTCGCCGTTTTGACGAGCGACGCCGACCCGCAACAGTTGAACTTGGCCCAACTGCTCGTCGACGGCACTAAAGTCACCGTCCCGCGGAAAGGTGAGGTCCTCGTGGCCGCACCGGATACGACTAGTGGCGGGACGAACGGTGTCCATGTCAACAGTGCGACAAAAGAGGAGTTGATGAGCGTACCTGGCATCGGTCCTGCCAAGGCAGACGCGATTTTAACCTACTTGCAGACGCACGGACCGTTCAAGTCGTACGAGGAGATCGGGAACGTCAAAGGGTTTGGTGAGAAGACGCTAGAGAGCATGGAAGGGTATTTGCTGGTCCCGTGA
- a CDS encoding ComEC/Rec2 family competence protein — protein sequence MPIYPFLPIMLVIAFTYEMWPIALLVGVLLALTFRGQAMATHIGASCLALIVFVHGAPLPVTGEVPYAFEIESRRDNGRSVRLYGTIGDASGVLVGRDVSAGRPGETCHVMFETEPFSPLRNVGGFDEASWALGSGLSFKGKNSSIESCRPTATWNGRMLRFKDRQLLKIETRHRPDVALYMQALLFGEGRLLDEETSFSYRVTGLLHLLVISGSHIAMLVIAFKWLMRPLPLHRETKTVFIMVGVTAFGWLTGFSPPVARAVLVADVLLALTLVGYSVRDPMRLLSWCAAVLLALHPYLLFNLGFQLTVGMTLFLIVTRSIWTNVFSLALYAQWFGLIVLWAVQPVISWFAPLYNVIVAILISWVIIPLALLTYVFPSSDRLLHPILDGLNGTFALHHTYKPWFPLHDVTLWHSLYLAGSLWVGLVILERGRKVGWLCAGAALLALAFMLESAEEDRVTFLDVGQGDAIVVEANGVTGVIDVGGVYQDPDERKRSTFDPGADVVVPYVWKRGERELDFLLLTHADHDHIGGLTGVLEKLQVREVWLAAEGTDQTKRSELLSTLATYDVPVRFVRAGDRPYPWMWIVSPTEREDDENANSVSVYMMVGGLKYLLTGDLPEAGEKKLPTVDVDVFKLGHHGSDTSSSEDLLTRVDPEWTVISVGRNNRYGHPHEDVLARLVGKHVLRTDEHGMVVCERGGCRGIVETAVSR from the coding sequence ATGCCGATCTATCCGTTCCTTCCCATCATGCTCGTCATTGCCTTCACATACGAGATGTGGCCGATTGCGTTGCTCGTCGGCGTACTTCTCGCGCTGACGTTTCGTGGTCAAGCGATGGCCACTCATATCGGGGCGAGCTGTCTCGCCCTAATCGTCTTCGTTCACGGCGCCCCGCTGCCGGTCACAGGAGAGGTGCCGTACGCTTTTGAGATTGAGAGCCGCAGGGATAACGGTCGTTCGGTTCGATTATATGGCACGATCGGCGACGCGAGCGGGGTGTTGGTCGGACGGGACGTATCGGCGGGGCGTCCAGGCGAGACGTGCCATGTGATGTTTGAGACGGAACCGTTCTCCCCGCTTCGAAACGTCGGAGGGTTTGACGAGGCGTCTTGGGCACTCGGGTCAGGGCTCAGCTTCAAAGGAAAGAACAGCTCGATTGAATCGTGTCGTCCGACAGCCACTTGGAACGGGAGGATGCTACGGTTCAAAGACCGGCAGCTCTTGAAGATCGAGACGAGGCACCGTCCGGACGTCGCCCTTTACATGCAGGCGCTCTTGTTCGGGGAAGGGCGTTTGTTAGATGAGGAGACGTCTTTCTCGTACCGTGTGACCGGACTGCTCCATCTGCTCGTCATTTCAGGGTCACATATCGCCATGCTCGTGATCGCGTTCAAATGGCTCATGCGTCCGCTGCCGCTCCATCGGGAGACGAAGACGGTGTTCATCATGGTCGGTGTGACGGCGTTCGGTTGGCTGACCGGCTTTTCGCCGCCGGTCGCGCGTGCCGTACTCGTGGCGGACGTGCTGCTCGCCTTGACACTCGTCGGCTACTCGGTCCGTGATCCGATGCGGCTGCTCAGTTGGTGCGCGGCGGTGCTGTTGGCGTTGCACCCTTATTTATTGTTCAATCTCGGGTTTCAATTGACGGTCGGGATGACCCTCTTCTTGATTGTGACCCGTTCGATATGGACGAACGTGTTCAGCTTGGCGCTTTACGCCCAGTGGTTCGGGTTGATTGTCCTTTGGGCCGTCCAACCAGTCATTTCATGGTTCGCTCCGCTCTACAATGTGATCGTGGCCATCTTGATCTCTTGGGTCATTATTCCGCTCGCTTTGTTGACGTACGTGTTTCCGTCGAGCGATCGGTTGTTACACCCGATCCTCGACGGGTTGAACGGGACGTTCGCGCTTCACCATACGTACAAACCGTGGTTCCCGCTCCACGACGTGACGCTTTGGCATAGTCTGTATCTCGCGGGCTCGTTGTGGGTCGGACTCGTGATATTGGAGCGCGGACGGAAGGTGGGTTGGCTGTGCGCAGGGGCGGCGCTTCTCGCCTTGGCGTTCATGTTAGAGTCGGCCGAAGAAGACCGGGTCACGTTTTTAGACGTCGGTCAAGGGGATGCGATCGTCGTCGAGGCGAACGGGGTGACAGGGGTGATCGATGTCGGTGGGGTGTATCAAGACCCAGACGAGAGGAAACGGTCGACGTTTGACCCAGGTGCTGATGTCGTCGTTCCGTACGTTTGGAAGCGAGGCGAGCGGGAACTGGACTTCTTGTTGCTCACTCATGCCGACCACGACCATATCGGCGGCTTGACCGGTGTCCTCGAGAAGCTGCAGGTCCGTGAGGTATGGCTGGCGGCCGAAGGAACTGATCAAACGAAGCGGTCCGAACTGTTATCGACGCTCGCGACGTACGACGTCCCGGTCCGTTTCGTTCGAGCGGGTGACCGACCGTATCCGTGGATGTGGATCGTCAGTCCGACTGAGAGGGAAGACGATGAGAACGCTAACTCTGTATCGGTCTATATGATGGTCGGTGGGCTGAAATATTTGTTGACGGGTGACTTGCCTGAGGCCGGTGAAAAGAAGTTACCGACCGTCGATGTCGATGTGTTCAAGCTCGGTCATCACGGGTCGGACACATCTTCGAGTGAAGACTTGTTGACTCGCGTTGACCCGGAATGGACGGTCATCAGTGTCGGCAGGAATAATCGATACGGGCATCCGCATGAAGACGTGTTAGCTCGCCTTGTCGGGAAGCACGTGTTACGGACCGATGAACATGGCATGGTCGTATGTGAGCGTGGAGGGTGTCGAGGGATTGTGGAAACAGCGGTCAGCCGATGA
- a CDS encoding YqzM family protein, whose protein sequence is MHINSVRPPSENPFENDVQCKRNDAIDSAIGFIVPFGFFFTLFAIGVLIKFLSL, encoded by the coding sequence ATGCATATTAACTCTGTTCGCCCACCAAGCGAAAACCCGTTCGAGAACGACGTGCAGTGCAAGCGGAACGACGCCATCGATTCAGCAATCGGCTTCATCGTACCGTTCGGCTTTTTCTTCACACTCTTCGCGATCGGTGTCCTCATCAAGTTCTTAAGCTTATAA